In a single window of the Olivibacter sp. SDN3 genome:
- a CDS encoding glucosaminidase domain-containing protein, whose protein sequence is MIGKNIRTIRSVGMKVLLLAFLFIGFASESYAQSAYIEKHKSLADSLSKAYGIPSSVILGVAILESGNGQSRNSKLLHNHFGIVGTNKLKETHGIKSRYRQYKSPTGSFVHFCKVISNKYFYTKLKGTDDATKWVEAISKSGYSTHPETWKARILRTISKCNL, encoded by the coding sequence ATGATAGGAAAAAACATTCGAACAATACGTTCAGTCGGAATGAAAGTTTTACTTCTGGCATTTTTATTTATAGGATTTGCAAGTGAAAGTTATGCCCAATCTGCATATATTGAGAAACATAAATCTCTTGCAGATTCTCTTTCTAAGGCCTACGGAATTCCTTCTTCAGTGATTTTAGGAGTAGCCATTTTAGAATCAGGGAACGGACAAAGTAGAAACTCTAAATTGTTACATAATCATTTTGGTATTGTTGGAACCAACAAACTTAAAGAAACACACGGAATTAAAAGTAGGTATAGGCAATATAAAAGTCCAACTGGATCTTTTGTTCATTTCTGTAAAGTGATATCGAATAAATATTTTTACACGAAATTGAAGGGAACAGACGACGCGACAAAATGGGTGGAGGCTATTAGTAAATCCGGTTATTCTACCCATCCAGAAACTTGGAAGGCCCGTATCTTGAGAACGATATCAAAATGCAATTTATGA